The Solibacillus sp. FSL W7-1464 genome contains a region encoding:
- the comGF gene encoding competence type IV pilus minor pilin ComGF: MNFRQIFNERGFTLLESLFQLTVFILFSAISLLILLWIRDLHQLELMKDEVNWELFVYDLHQYNMNSASGKVLNSNTLQLEILNDPEERLFVFDKSEEHLRKRSNKGGNEIMLPFVEEWELAVDENELKMRVVMKNGTRRERDLVLPLSPK, from the coding sequence ATGAATTTTAGACAAATATTTAATGAGCGGGGGTTTACATTACTTGAAAGTTTATTTCAATTAACTGTATTTATACTTTTTTCTGCAATTAGCCTGCTTATTCTTTTATGGATTCGGGATCTTCATCAACTTGAATTGATGAAAGATGAAGTGAACTGGGAATTGTTCGTATATGATCTTCATCAATACAATATGAACTCTGCATCTGGGAAGGTCCTCAATTCCAATACACTGCAACTGGAAATCTTAAATGACCCCGAGGAGAGGTTGTTTGTCTTTGATAAATCGGAAGAGCATTTGCGTAAAAGATCGAATAAAGGGGGGAATGAGATCATGCTTCCTTTTGTTGAGGAATGGGAGCTGGCGGTTGATGAAAATGAATTGAAGATGAGGGTAGTGATGAAAAATGGAACAAGGCGCGAAAGAGACCTCGTATTACCATTGTCTCCAAAATGA
- the comGC gene encoding competence type IV pilus major pilin ComGC, whose amino-acid sequence MKNEKGFTLVEMLVVLLIISILILITIPNVSKHFATIDEKGCDAYIMMLQGQVEAYKLNHNEYPSSVSDLIKEDYIVEEDLRCPDNTEIEIVDGKVIGPGNSET is encoded by the coding sequence ATGAAAAATGAAAAAGGATTTACATTGGTAGAAATGCTTGTCGTTTTATTAATTATTTCCATTTTGATATTGATTACAATTCCCAATGTTTCGAAACATTTCGCAACAATCGATGAAAAAGGCTGTGATGCTTATATTATGATGCTTCAAGGACAAGTCGAGGCATACAAATTAAACCATAATGAGTATCCGTCTTCGGTCTCGGATTTAATTAAAGAGGATTATATTGTCGAAGAGGATTTGAGATGTCCTGATAATACGGAAATTGAAATCGTAGACGGTAAAGTTATTGGACCGGGGAACAGCGAAACGTAA
- a CDS encoding shikimate kinase, which produces MRKIYLVGFMGCGKSAIGRRLSFFLKMPYYDMDHEIVRQQGMTIPEIFEKYGEAHFRKIETEFLKNFRDEACIIATGGGVAVNEENRKIMRRTGLVFFLDAKFEDIYMRIRNDKNRPIVQSSTEQELENLYHQRRKNYRLAGHIQVLTAGRTLRQIVEYIGFQVKRLKGE; this is translated from the coding sequence ATGCGTAAAATTTATTTAGTAGGATTTATGGGGTGCGGAAAAAGTGCGATTGGAAGACGTTTAAGTTTTTTCTTGAAAATGCCGTATTACGATATGGATCACGAAATTGTTCGACAGCAGGGTATGACAATTCCTGAAATTTTCGAGAAATACGGTGAAGCACACTTCCGAAAAATCGAGACGGAATTTTTAAAGAATTTTCGTGATGAAGCATGCATTATCGCAACAGGCGGTGGGGTTGCCGTGAATGAAGAAAACCGGAAAATTATGCGCCGGACAGGGCTTGTATTTTTTCTGGATGCAAAATTTGAAGATATTTATATGCGGATTCGGAATGACAAAAACCGTCCCATTGTTCAATCATCAACGGAGCAAGAATTGGAAAACCTGTATCACCAACGCAGAAAGAATTATCGACTAGCTGGCCATATACAAGTACTGACAGCCGGGAGAACATTAAGACAAATTGTTGAGTACATCGGCTTTCAAGTAAAACGTCTTAAAGGCGAATAA
- the comGB gene encoding competence type IV pilus assembly protein ComGB, translated as MSIQLLKNISPAVLFKKPVIKPSELPTLLKRISTLLNEGYTFTHSIEMLLPYHVKKYEPVQQEISGILRGGGSATQVFQLLCLDKQYLVSIELAEVTGKLSEAIGLVAKQLVFQQQAKTKLIKVMSYPLILFTFLILLFLAFRTYFLPNMSSVITSRVHSESSASIQWSKFFLHMPDYIVAVAASLGIALSVFIYYLRKKRIEMQLHLLFKLPLIGLFWRLFLTRQFARHLGNLLLAGFSLQKAFDHLKFQQHQKQIAYIAGILQERILIGDSLERAVEIVGFFYPKFEHFIAHGEASGLLGRELILYCELLDEKLQKIIERILAVIQPLLFVVIAVCVIAAYLSILIPMYDVIDFI; from the coding sequence ATGAGTATACAGCTCCTTAAAAACATCTCACCTGCTGTCCTGTTTAAAAAACCGGTCATTAAGCCCTCGGAACTTCCTACATTACTTAAACGAATTTCCACACTGTTAAATGAAGGCTATACATTTACCCATAGTATCGAAATGCTGTTGCCCTATCATGTTAAAAAATATGAGCCGGTCCAACAAGAAATTTCGGGTATTTTACGCGGGGGCGGTAGTGCGACACAAGTTTTCCAACTGCTTTGCCTTGATAAACAATATTTAGTATCAATTGAGTTAGCGGAAGTGACTGGCAAGCTGAGCGAAGCGATCGGTCTTGTGGCAAAGCAGCTCGTCTTTCAACAGCAGGCGAAAACAAAACTCATAAAAGTGATGTCGTATCCGCTCATTTTATTTACATTTTTAATTTTACTGTTTTTAGCCTTTCGAACCTACTTTTTGCCGAATATGTCCTCTGTTATCACATCCCGTGTCCATAGTGAATCGTCCGCAAGTATTCAGTGGTCGAAGTTTTTCCTCCATATGCCGGACTATATCGTTGCAGTTGCAGCGAGTCTCGGAATAGCTCTTTCCGTTTTTATTTACTATCTTCGTAAGAAACGAATAGAAATGCAGCTTCATCTACTGTTTAAACTTCCGTTAATCGGCCTTTTTTGGCGGCTTTTCCTTACGAGACAGTTTGCCCGTCATTTAGGTAATTTATTATTAGCTGGGTTCTCTCTCCAAAAAGCATTCGATCATTTAAAGTTCCAACAGCACCAAAAGCAGATTGCCTATATTGCCGGTATACTTCAAGAACGCATTCTTATTGGCGATTCATTGGAGCGGGCGGTGGAAATCGTCGGCTTTTTCTATCCGAAGTTTGAGCATTTTATTGCACATGGGGAGGCGAGCGGTTTATTGGGACGGGAACTTATTTTATATTGTGAGCTTTTGGATGAAAAGCTTCAGAAAATAATTGAACGAATACTGGCGGTTATTCAGCCGTTGCTTTTTGTTGTCATTGCCGTTTGTGTCATTGCTGCTTATTTGAGTATTTTAATTCCGATGTATGATGTCATTGATTTTATATAA
- a CDS encoding prepilin-type N-terminal cleavage/methylation domain-containing protein, with protein MRRKVKLLLTDERGFTLLEMLIVLFIFLIINSAILYFSQKPLMDYTEKQVINQNEMFIRMAQLLSIETGTSHSFEIINCHRIRIRERNTFNIVYDQRIARPIHMFLSTPNSRLIFNAKGNVQAFGRLTYHFENISHQYSINIGKARILEKEVFHESKRANSCRNIVSSRHFIFSFVDYHSAHI; from the coding sequence ATGAGACGAAAAGTTAAGTTACTGTTAACAGATGAAAGAGGTTTTACATTATTGGAGATGCTCATCGTCCTCTTTATTTTTTTAATCATCAATTCAGCGATTCTTTATTTTTCACAGAAGCCTTTAATGGATTATACAGAAAAACAGGTGATAAACCAGAATGAGATGTTTATACGCATGGCACAATTATTATCCATAGAGACCGGAACCTCCCATAGCTTCGAAATTATTAACTGTCACCGGATTCGAATAAGGGAGCGCAATACCTTTAATATTGTCTACGATCAGCGGATAGCGCGGCCGATTCACATGTTTTTATCCACTCCAAATAGTCGGCTGATTTTTAATGCAAAAGGGAATGTCCAGGCATTTGGAAGACTGACTTACCATTTTGAGAATATAAGTCATCAATACTCCATTAATATCGGGAAGGCCAGAATTTTGGAAAAGGAGGTTTTCCATGAGTCAAAAAGGGCTAACTCTTGTAGAAACATTGTTAGCAGTCGTCATTTTATTTTTTCTTTCGTCGACTATCATTCCGCTCACATTTAA
- the gcvT gene encoding glycine cleavage system aminomethyltransferase GcvT, whose protein sequence is MTNELKLKRTPLFDEYAKYGGKTVDFGGWELPVQFSSIKDEHDAVRNRAGLFDVSHMGEIIVEGPDALVYLQKMLSNDISKIAVGGAQYSALCYEDGGVVDDLLTYRLEDNRYLLCVNAANIEKDFEWLQQHVEGDVKVTNVSDDYAQIALQGPLSQEVLQTLTATDLTAIKYFKFQDNVDVGGHSVLVSRSGYTGEDGFEIYGAPAAIVELWNRILEAGKDKGVVAAGLGARDTLRFEACLPLYGQEISKEISPLEAGIGFAVKLAKEPQFIGQQALIDQKENGLTRKSVGIEMIDKGIPRHGYKVFKDGEEIGFVTTGTQSPMTKRNIGLALIDAKFTEIGTELEIEVRKNRAKAVVVETPFYKRAK, encoded by the coding sequence ATGACAAATGAATTAAAGCTAAAGCGCACACCACTTTTTGACGAATATGCAAAGTATGGTGGGAAAACAGTTGATTTTGGCGGCTGGGAGTTGCCTGTACAATTTTCTTCGATCAAAGATGAACATGATGCGGTACGTAATCGCGCAGGACTTTTTGATGTATCCCATATGGGGGAAATTATCGTAGAAGGTCCGGATGCGCTTGTATATTTACAAAAGATGCTTTCCAATGATATTTCGAAAATTGCAGTTGGCGGCGCACAATATAGTGCACTTTGCTATGAAGACGGCGGTGTTGTTGACGATTTACTGACATACCGTTTGGAAGATAACCGCTATTTACTTTGTGTTAATGCAGCGAACATTGAAAAGGATTTTGAATGGTTGCAGCAGCATGTCGAAGGGGATGTCAAAGTGACGAATGTGTCAGATGACTATGCCCAAATCGCCTTACAAGGTCCTTTATCTCAGGAAGTTCTGCAAACATTAACAGCAACAGACTTAACGGCAATTAAATACTTTAAATTCCAGGACAATGTGGATGTAGGCGGTCATTCGGTTCTTGTTTCCCGCTCAGGCTATACAGGAGAAGACGGATTTGAAATTTACGGTGCACCAGCAGCGATTGTCGAACTTTGGAACAGAATTCTGGAAGCAGGAAAAGACAAAGGTGTAGTAGCTGCCGGTTTAGGAGCACGTGATACACTTCGCTTTGAAGCTTGCTTACCCTTATATGGTCAGGAGATTTCAAAAGAAATTTCACCACTGGAAGCTGGGATTGGTTTTGCAGTGAAATTGGCGAAAGAGCCGCAGTTTATCGGGCAGCAAGCACTAATCGACCAAAAAGAAAATGGCCTGACTCGTAAATCAGTAGGCATCGAAATGATTGATAAAGGTATTCCTCGTCACGGCTATAAAGTATTTAAAGATGGCGAAGAAATTGGCTTTGTAACAACAGGAACACAGTCACCAATGACAAAGCGCAATATCGGCCTAGCTTTAATTGACGCAAAATTCACTGAAATCGGAACTGAGTTAGAAATTGAAGTTCGAAAAAATAGAGCTAAAGCAGTTGTGGTAGAAACACCATTTTATAAGCGTGCAAAATAA
- the comGA gene encoding competence type IV pilus ATPase ComGA, with translation MIFIKQLSIIEQKCLELLSKAAQLNVTDVHFLPREGCYDLLMRKYGRFEKEEELPTELAIRMISYFKFLSSLDISEKRKPQSGSFQKFIDQSMYAFRISTLPSSFFRESLAVRILRQNYTVPIQTLCHFQESVEQLYRLARLESGLILISGATGTGKTTTLYSLLQYCSQQLSRHVISLEDPVESRQEQLLQIQVNERAGMTYSAGLKAILRHSPEVIMLGEIRDRETAKVAIEAAFSGHLVISTIHAKDTVNCIYRLHDLSVSFEEMRQMLRAVVSQRLFKSKSNDYKAIFEFLTDNQLQLAIETIIHERSFTLPFEQTLAGQMTKLLGDSYEYTAP, from the coding sequence GTGATTTTCATAAAACAGTTATCAATCATTGAACAAAAATGTTTGGAGCTTTTATCCAAGGCAGCACAGCTTAACGTGACCGATGTTCATTTTCTTCCTAGGGAAGGGTGTTATGACTTATTAATGAGAAAATACGGCCGTTTTGAAAAGGAGGAAGAACTTCCTACAGAGCTCGCGATCCGTATGATTTCCTATTTCAAATTTCTTTCTTCACTTGATATCAGTGAAAAGAGAAAGCCTCAAAGTGGTTCCTTCCAAAAATTTATTGACCAGTCCATGTATGCCTTCCGGATTTCTACGTTACCTTCCAGTTTCTTCAGGGAAAGTTTAGCTGTTCGTATATTACGGCAAAATTATACCGTCCCCATACAGACTTTATGTCATTTTCAGGAAAGTGTTGAACAGTTATATAGATTGGCCAGACTGGAAAGCGGGTTAATTTTAATTAGCGGTGCGACAGGAACAGGCAAAACGACAACGCTATATTCATTGCTCCAATATTGTTCACAGCAATTGTCCCGTCATGTCATTTCATTAGAGGATCCAGTGGAAAGCAGACAAGAGCAGCTATTGCAAATCCAAGTAAATGAACGAGCCGGAATGACATATTCAGCGGGTTTAAAAGCAATATTAAGACATTCTCCGGAAGTGATCATGCTGGGAGAGATTCGGGATAGGGAAACTGCAAAGGTTGCTATAGAAGCGGCGTTTTCTGGACATCTTGTTATTTCGACGATCCATGCAAAAGATACGGTTAACTGTATTTACCGGCTTCATGATTTATCGGTTTCATTCGAGGAAATGCGGCAGATGCTTAGAGCTGTTGTTTCTCAGCGTCTATTCAAATCAAAGTCTAACGACTATAAAGCGATTTTTGAATTTTTAACAGATAATCAATTACAGCTTGCCATTGAAACAATCATCCATGAAAGATCTTTTACACTGCCGTTTGAGCAGACATTGGCAGGTCAAATGACAAAACTTCTAGGAGATTCCTATGAGTATACAGCTCCTTAA
- a CDS encoding type II secretion system protein encodes MSQKGLTLVETLLAVVILFFLSSTIIPLTFNMKQQIAIKKVQAHAAEVAYIGAMKYKRYGQAAGIQQIDGVLFQWIYDGSQVCVHYDNNENEEELCV; translated from the coding sequence ATGAGTCAAAAAGGGCTAACTCTTGTAGAAACATTGTTAGCAGTCGTCATTTTATTTTTTCTTTCGTCGACTATCATTCCGCTCACATTTAATATGAAACAGCAAATTGCCATTAAAAAAGTTCAGGCACATGCGGCGGAAGTGGCTTATATAGGGGCGATGAAATATAAAAGGTATGGACAAGCAGCTGGAATTCAGCAGATTGATGGGGTCTTGTTTCAATGGATTTATGATGGCAGCCAAGTGTGTGTCCATTATGACAACAATGAAAATGAAGAGGAACTTTGCGTATGA